In Chitinophaga oryzae, the sequence ACGGAAGCTGACCATATTTGGGTAGAGGAAATATAATTTCCTCTACTTGTTTTCCCCCTTTCCCTCTTCTCCTATCCCCCTCGTTATTGATTTCCTCCAACAAGAAAAAAATTTTAAAAAATTTGGCCCCCTGGTCTTGAAACCCTGTGTCGGCTCCCTATTTTCCACGCTAAAAAGGAAAAATCCGGCTTACAGATGTCCCTCCTCCTTTCTTTTTCCACAAAATCTTCCTTCAAAAAAAATTTTTGCTGAAAAATTTACCTGTTATGCACAAAAGGCGCCCTCCCTTTTCTAAAAATCTCCTGAGGAGACTGGTTTTCCACAGTATTTCCGTCAAAAAAGAAAAATTTTAAAAAAAATAAGCTCCTTTTTCAACAAAAAGGCTTTAAAAAGCAATCACTGGCAAGAAAGCGCACCGTTTTTCCACATTTTTTATGTGAAAAAGCAAAAATTTTTCAAATAAACAGACCTTACCGCCTTAAAAGAGTTGGAGGATTCAAAAAATCAAAGACTACTTCGCATCTTTTAACAGAAAACAAAAAAATTTTCGAAAAAAGCAGCTGGTTTTCCACAAAAGCCTCCATACAAGCAGAATTTTGGGGCTTTATGAGGATGAAAAACAAAAAAAACTGTACTTTTTCCACATAAACCAGCGCTTTTATTCCAAATTGTCCGAAAGGCTATTCTTTTTCCACATTTTTTCCGTCCAGCGTCTGAAAAAGTAAACTTCTCCTAAACACTATCCCCTGTAAAGGGCCAGCTGGCACTGGCTTCAAAAAATTCTACGCCTCAATGAGCGGGCTGAGAAACTGCTCCATCGTAAATGCATGGCATTCCCCCATCAAATTTTATTCGTCGCATTCTCAGCCCTTTGTTCAAGCCCTCAGAATAAAGTCTTTTTCCCTCTATCCGGTATCCCGAAACACAATCGATTCTCAGCCTGCTTGCAATGCCGTGAGAATCCAATAAAAATAACTATCCCATCTCCTTATCTCAAAGCCAAAATATATTCAATTCTCAAAGCCTTGTCTGGCTCGTGAGAATGGCTCCTATTACAGCCTGATGATCAACACTGCAGTTTCCAAAAAAATATTCAATTCTCAGCGCCTGACCTACACGCTGAGATTTCAATCTTCCACTCCGCCGGGAAAAAGACACTATTGCCATTTAAATATCGAAATGTCAGCGGCTTCATAAGGCGCTGACATTTCAATGGATTTCGATTCCCGTCAGAAATTCCTTTGATGTAAAAAATATTCAATTCTTACGGCTTTACTTAATGGCTGAGAATCGAATAAACTTTTAAGTAACGGGGTACCCCCAATACCGACGTCATTCTCAGGCCACAGACAATGCGCTGAGATTTAAATGAAAAGCAAAATCCCGGGGTAACCCTTGGTTTAAAACAAATATTCGATTCTCAGAGCACTCTTGAAAATCACGCTCAGCTCCCCCCATAGGGCCGGCTTCTGCGGAAAAAAAGATTTTTATACGCCAGTATGCAAAGCTTACCGGCCATGGCTAATAGCTCCTAATGCAGAAAACGAAATCGATCTCAAAAAAATAAAGGCGCCGAGAATTGAATGAAAAGTAAAATCGCGGGGTTTCACCATCAATTATGTTTTTATTCAATTCTCAGCGCCTTCAAAAATTGGCGGGCAACGCTTTAATAAATGGAAATTTTAGGAAGGATTAAAGAAGTCAAAGAAATAACAGACTCTCGCGGAACTTATAAGGCTTTGAGAATCTCATAAAAAAAAATTTTTCGGGCTAACCCAAGGCGAAAAAAAAGAATTAAAATCTCAGCGCCTTCAAAAAGCGGATTTAAGCACTTATTCACATACAAAGAAGCGAAATTAAGACAGCTACCTTCAATAAACCGGGGAAATGGGTGGATAAAATCAAATATTCAACTCTCAAAGGCTTCATAACCGCCTGAGAATTAAATGATTCTGGCTAAAACGGGAAAGCCCCGGGGTTATGTAAACCTCGGGGCTTCCCGTAAAGACCAATAAATTAATTGATCGAAAAATAAAATTTGAATGATATTGAAAATCAAATAGTTAAATCAAAGTCCAGCGCGTTCACTGATCTCCAGCATTCGCTCTATCGGCTTTTTAGCGGCGATTCTCAGGCTTTCTTCCATCGTAATTTCCGGCTGTTCGTATTCCATGCACAGATACAGCTTCTCAAGCGTATTCAATTTCATGTGTGGACAGTCATTACAAGCACATGCATTATTTGGCGGGGCCGGAATAAAAGTCTTCCCCGGATTTTCTTTCTGCATCTGATGCAGAATACCGGTTTCTGTTACCACGATATATTCCTGGGCATCGTCTTTTTTGCTGAACTTCAACAAACCTGTGGTGGAACCAATGTAATCGGCCACCGCCAGTACCGCCGGCTCACATTCCGGATGTGCAATAATTTTCGCTTTCGGATGCTGTGTTTTCAGTTTCGTGATTTTCTCCAGTGAAAAAATTTCGTGCACCATGCAGGCGCCGTTCCACAAAACCATATCGCGGCCTGTTTTCTTAATCAGGTAAGATCCCAGGTTACGGTCAGGTGCAAAAATGATCGGTTGGTCTTTCGGAACACTTTCAATAATTTTTTCTGCATTGGAAGAAGTGCAGATGATATCGCTCAGTGCCTTGATACCTGCCGAACAGTTGATATAGGAAATCACGATGTGATCAGGGTACTTGTCACGGAATTTTTTAAAAAGTTCGGGAGGCGCACTGTCTGCCAGGGAACATCCTGCTTTCAGGTCGGGCAAGAGTACTTTTTTCTGCGGGCTCAGAATTTTTGCCGTTTCAGCCATAAAGTGCACGCCGGCAAAAACAATAATATCGGCATCCGTTTTGGCAGCTTGTTGACTGAGGCCAAGACTGTCTCCGATATAATCGGCCACATCCTGGATGTCGGGCTCCTGGTAATAGTGCGCCAGTACGATCGCGTTTTTTTCCTTTTTCAGATTTTCGATCGCTGCAAACAGGTCCAGAGCTGGGTCAACCGGTATATCCAAAAATCCGTTATGCTGCAAATTTTTTTTCGCGACAGCGATTTCAGTAATCATAACTATATACTTATTTATTTATTTAAAAAGAAAAGCCCACTACTATTAGGGCTGTGAATATGTGGAAATTAATTTTCCAGCACCTGTACAAATGTAGTTGTTATTCCTTTTTTATACGCTTTCCACATCTAATTAACACCGTATTTCCCCGTCATTGCTGGATTTTACCTATTTCATCCACATACGTGGATATCGTTGTTGGTGAAAATCTTTTTCACCGGGAGGGTATTGGGAAAATGTTAAAAGAACGCTTTTACTATCCACAATTCACATCCGCTTTTTTTGAGGTAAACTTTTGGGAGAAAAACAAAATTAGTTTTACCGGTGTATAAAGGCACCTTTTCCCACCTTATTTTCAGTTTTACAGGTGGTTTTACACAGGTATTGTGGAAAAAAAACGATCGGACGAGTCAAAACGCCAAAATGAGGCATTGTTGAAAATAACCGTGTTTTATTCACATTTTCCTGTGGATTGTGAAAAATGGCTTTTTCACATTTGTGTATAAACTGTTGAGCTTCCCAGGTGGACTGTTTTGCGAAAATACCCGTTCCTGCCGGTATTTTGAAATACTAACACGTTGAAAAAAAGCACCTTGAAAAAAGGGGATATCTGTGGAAAACCTGTGAATGATAACCAGTCCACAAAAGTGTTAGAAAGGCCTCAAATCCTTTACTGTATTGGGTTTGAAAGCAAAAAATACTCTTTTGCAGTTACAGTTATTTTATTCTATTTTTGCTTTCCTTAAAAATGTAGACTATATAATATATGTCAGTAATTCAGAAAATCAGGGACAAATATGCCGTCGTGATCGTAGTAGTGATTTGCCTGGCTATTGTTAGTTTCCTGTTGCAGGATGCCTTTTTTGGCAAAAGTTCTCTCGCCCGCCGTTCTACCACTGTGGGTAAAGTAAACGGTGAAGAGCTGGATCTCGGAGAATACCAGCGCCGTATTCAGGATGCCGAAGCAGGCGCCCGCCAGCAGATGCCCAATGGTAATATTGACGAACAAACCCGTCAATATATCCGTGAGCAGGTTTGGAACCAGTTTCTGAATGAACAGATTATGCAGGCCCAATATGAAAAACTGGGTATCGCAGTGACTGAAGCGGAAGTGGTAGACCAAATCAAAGGTAAAAACCCGAACCCTATCGTGGTTCAGCAGTTTACCCGCGATGGTCAGTTCGACCGCGTAGCATTACAGCAGACAATCGCACAGGCTCCCCAGAATCCTCAGATCCGTGCAGCCCTCGCGCAGCTGGAAACCTACATCGCCAAGTCCCAGGAACAGCTGAAATATATCACCCTGATCAAACAAGGGGTATATTATCCTAAATGGATGGCTGCCCAGCAGCAGGAAGACA encodes:
- the nadA gene encoding quinolinate synthase NadA, which encodes MITEIAVAKKNLQHNGFLDIPVDPALDLFAAIENLKKEKNAIVLAHYYQEPDIQDVADYIGDSLGLSQQAAKTDADIIVFAGVHFMAETAKILSPQKKVLLPDLKAGCSLADSAPPELFKKFRDKYPDHIVISYINCSAGIKALSDIICTSSNAEKIIESVPKDQPIIFAPDRNLGSYLIKKTGRDMVLWNGACMVHEIFSLEKITKLKTQHPKAKIIAHPECEPAVLAVADYIGSTTGLLKFSKKDDAQEYIVVTETGILHQMQKENPGKTFIPAPPNNACACNDCPHMKLNTLEKLYLCMEYEQPEITMEESLRIAAKKPIERMLEISERAGL